The Candidatus Pantoea soli genome window below encodes:
- the pepN gene encoding aminopeptidase N — protein MTQQPQIKYRHDYRAPDYTITDIDLTFELDAATTRVTAVSQIKRLGAAGAELRLDGEDLTLISLALDGNPWPHYREEPGALILSQLPENFTLTIVNTIHPDKNTALEGLYKSGEALCTQCEAEGFRHITWYLDRPDVLARFTTTILADAAAYPYLLSNGNKIDSGRHEDGRHWVKWQDPFPKPCYLFALVAGDFDVLRDSFTTRSGRDVALEIFVDRGNLDRADWAMTSLKASMKWDEERFGLEYDLDIFMIVAVDFFNMGAMENKGLNVFNSKYVLAKAETATDKDYLGIEAVIGHEYFHNWTGNRVTCRDWFQLSLKEGLTVFRDQEFSSDLGSRAVNRIDNVRVMRGAQFAEDASPMAHPIRPDQVIEMNNFYTLTVYEKGSEVIRMLHTLLGEENFQKGMQLYFERHDGSAATCDDFVQAMEDASNVDLSQFRRWYSQSGTPVLTVRDDYNPELEQYTLHVTQHTPPTADQKEKLPLHIPLDIELYDNEGKVIPLQYNGHPVHHVLNVTEEFQTFIFDNVYFQPVPSLLREFSAPVKLDYKWSDAQLTFLMRHARNDFSRWDAAQSLLATYIRLNVARHQQGQPLSLPLHVADAFRAVLLDEQGDPALMALILSLPTENEIAELFEVIDPTAIAAVRDALLRTLAKELSDECYAVYLANQSQTYKVEHAEIGKRALKNVCLTYLAYGDAAQADKLVQAQYHQATNMTDALAALSAAVAAQLPCRDALLAAWDERWHQDGLVMDKWFMLQATSPAPDVLHNVRKLLTHRSFTMGNPNRIRSLIGAFAAGNPAAFHARDGSGYQFLVEMLTDLNTRNPQVAARMIEPLIRLKRYDAERQALMRKALEQLRGLDKLSGDLYEKITKALNA, from the coding sequence ATGACGCAACAGCCGCAAATAAAATATCGCCACGATTACCGTGCACCGGACTACACCATCACCGACATTGATCTGACTTTTGAACTGGATGCGGCCACCACGCGCGTAACGGCGGTCAGCCAGATCAAGCGTCTGGGCGCCGCCGGCGCCGAGCTGCGTCTGGATGGCGAAGACCTGACGCTGATCTCACTGGCGCTGGATGGTAATCCGTGGCCGCACTACCGGGAAGAGCCGGGTGCGCTGATCCTCAGCCAGCTGCCGGAAAACTTCACGCTGACCATCGTCAACACGATTCATCCGGATAAAAACACGGCGCTGGAAGGGTTATATAAATCAGGCGAGGCGCTGTGCACCCAGTGCGAGGCCGAAGGCTTCCGCCATATCACCTGGTATCTTGATCGTCCGGATGTGCTGGCGCGCTTTACCACGACTATTCTGGCAGACGCGGCGGCCTATCCTTACCTGCTGTCTAACGGTAACAAAATCGACAGCGGCCGCCATGAAGATGGCCGGCACTGGGTGAAATGGCAGGATCCCTTCCCGAAACCCTGCTACCTGTTTGCGCTGGTGGCCGGTGATTTTGACGTGCTGCGCGACAGCTTCACCACCCGCTCCGGGCGTGACGTCGCGCTGGAGATTTTTGTCGATCGCGGCAATCTCGATCGCGCTGACTGGGCCATGACCTCACTGAAAGCCAGTATGAAGTGGGATGAAGAGCGCTTTGGTCTGGAATATGACCTCGACATTTTCATGATTGTCGCAGTGGATTTCTTCAATATGGGCGCAATGGAGAACAAGGGCCTTAACGTTTTTAACTCCAAATATGTGCTGGCAAAAGCAGAAACCGCCACGGATAAAGATTACCTCGGCATTGAAGCGGTGATCGGTCATGAATATTTCCACAACTGGACCGGTAACCGTGTTACCTGCCGCGACTGGTTCCAGCTCAGTCTGAAAGAGGGGCTGACGGTGTTCCGCGATCAGGAGTTCAGCTCCGATCTTGGCTCGCGTGCCGTGAATCGCATCGATAACGTGCGCGTCATGCGCGGCGCACAGTTTGCTGAAGACGCCAGCCCGATGGCGCACCCGATCCGCCCGGATCAGGTCATCGAAATGAACAACTTCTACACCCTGACGGTTTATGAAAAGGGTTCGGAAGTGATTCGCATGCTGCATACGCTGCTGGGCGAAGAGAATTTCCAGAAAGGCATGCAGCTCTATTTTGAACGCCACGATGGCAGTGCCGCGACCTGTGATGATTTTGTGCAGGCCATGGAAGATGCCTCGAATGTCGATCTGTCGCAGTTCCGCCGCTGGTACAGCCAGTCCGGCACGCCGGTGCTGACGGTGCGCGATGATTATAATCCGGAGCTGGAGCAGTACACGCTGCATGTGACGCAGCACACGCCGCCGACCGCCGATCAGAAAGAGAAGCTGCCGCTGCACATTCCACTGGATATCGAACTCTACGATAACGAAGGCAAGGTGATTCCTTTGCAGTACAACGGCCATCCGGTGCACCACGTGCTGAATGTGACCGAGGAGTTCCAGACCTTTATTTTCGACAACGTTTATTTCCAGCCGGTGCCTTCACTGTTGCGCGAATTTTCTGCGCCGGTGAAGCTGGATTACAAATGGAGCGATGCACAGCTGACTTTCCTGATGCGTCACGCCCGGAACGATTTCTCCCGCTGGGATGCGGCGCAGAGCCTGCTGGCGACTTACATTCGTCTGAATGTGGCGCGCCATCAGCAGGGCCAGCCGCTGTCCCTGCCGCTGCATGTTGCCGATGCCTTCCGGGCCGTGCTGCTGGATGAGCAGGGCGATCCGGCGCTGATGGCGCTGATTCTGTCGCTGCCGACGGAAAACGAAATTGCTGAACTGTTTGAGGTGATCGATCCGACCGCCATTGCCGCCGTGCGCGATGCGCTGCTGCGCACGCTGGCAAAAGAACTGAGCGATGAGTGTTATGCGGTCTATCTGGCTAACCAAAGCCAGACGTATAAAGTTGAGCATGCCGAGATCGGTAAGCGCGCGCTGAAAAACGTCTGCCTGACCTATCTGGCTTACGGCGATGCCGCGCAGGCGGATAAGCTGGTGCAGGCCCAGTATCATCAGGCAACCAATATGACTGATGCCCTGGCGGCACTTTCGGCGGCCGTGGCGGCGCAGCTGCCGTGTCGCGATGCGCTGCTGGCGGCCTGGGATGAACGCTGGCATCAGGATGGTCTGGTGATGGACAAGTGGTTTATGCTGCAGGCCACCAGCCCGGCACCGGATGTGCTGCATAACGTGCGTAAGCTGCTGACGCACCGCTCTTTTACCATGGGCAACCCGAACCGTATCCGCTCGCTGATTGGCGCCTTTGCCGCGGGCAACCCGGCCGCGTTTCACGCCAGAGATGGAAGTGGTTATCAGTTCCTGGTAGAAATGCTGACCGATCTGAACACCCGCAACCCGCAGGTGGCGGCGCGTATGATTGAGCCGCTGATTCGTCTGAAACGTTACGATGCAGAACGACAGGCGCTGATGCGTAAGGCGCTGGAGCAGCTCAGGGGGCTGGATAAGCTGTCAGGCGATCTGTACGAAAAAATCACCAAAGCGCTGAACGCGTAA
- the ssuB gene encoding aliphatic sulfonates ABC transporter ATP-binding protein, with protein sequence MSNATWQPARLNRGTPVGVNGVTKQYGDRTILRDLDLHIPAGQFVAVVGRSGCGKSTLLRLLAGLETATRGTLLAGHAPLAAAREDTRLMFQDARLLPWKKIIDNVGLGLKGREWRDAAREALAAVGLADRANEWPAALSGGQKQRVALARALIHRPGLLLLDEPLGALDALTRIEMQGLIESLWQQHHFTVLLVTHDVSEAVAMADRVLLIEEGQIGLDLTVDLPRPRRKGSARLAELEAEVLDRVMKRNQTEPPLKFARQR encoded by the coding sequence ATGAGCAACGCAACCTGGCAACCTGCACGCCTGAATCGTGGCACCCCGGTGGGCGTAAATGGCGTGACCAAACAATATGGCGATCGCACCATTTTGCGCGATCTCGATCTGCATATTCCGGCCGGGCAGTTTGTAGCCGTGGTAGGCCGCAGCGGCTGCGGTAAAAGCACCCTGCTGCGCCTGCTGGCCGGTCTGGAAACGGCCACGCGCGGCACGCTGCTGGCCGGTCATGCGCCGCTGGCAGCGGCGCGCGAGGATACACGCCTGATGTTTCAGGATGCGCGCCTGCTACCGTGGAAGAAGATCATTGATAATGTCGGTCTCGGTCTGAAAGGCCGCGAGTGGCGCGATGCGGCACGGGAGGCGCTGGCGGCAGTCGGGCTGGCCGACCGGGCAAACGAGTGGCCGGCGGCGCTGTCCGGCGGACAAAAGCAGCGCGTGGCGCTGGCGCGGGCTCTGATCCATCGTCCGGGATTGCTGCTGCTTGACGAACCGCTGGGCGCGCTGGATGCGCTGACGCGTATTGAAATGCAGGGGCTGATTGAGTCGCTCTGGCAGCAGCATCATTTTACCGTGCTGCTGGTGACACATGACGTCAGCGAGGCGGTAGCCATGGCCGATCGCGTGCTGCTGATTGAAGAGGGGCAAATCGGCCTGGATCTGACGGTGGATTTGCCGCGACCGCGGCGAAAAGGCTCTGCGCGGCTGGCCGAACTGGAAGCTGAAGTGCTGGATCGTGTGATGAAGCGCAACCAGACGGAACCGCCGCTGAAGTTTGCCCGGCAGCGTTAA
- the ssuC gene encoding aliphatic sulfonate ABC transporter permease SsuC — MAKANKTLSNALLPWALPVLLVAVWQIASQSGWLSTRILPSPENIVIAFWRLAASGELWQHLAISSWRAAIGFAIGGSVGLMLGLITGTSRTGERLLDTSVQMLRNVPHLALIPLVILWFGIDESAKIFLVALGTLFPIYLNTYHGIRNIDRGLVEMARSYGLSGWRLFFQVILPGALPSIMVGVRFALGLMWLTLIVAETISANAGIGYLAMNAREFLQTDVVMVAIILYALLGKLADVAAQLLERVWLRWHPAYQLKEELA, encoded by the coding sequence ATGGCAAAGGCAAACAAAACACTGAGCAACGCCCTGCTGCCGTGGGCGCTGCCGGTGCTGCTGGTGGCGGTATGGCAGATCGCGTCACAGAGCGGCTGGCTGTCGACGCGTATTCTGCCGTCACCGGAAAATATCGTGATCGCTTTCTGGCGGCTGGCCGCCAGCGGCGAGTTATGGCAGCACCTTGCCATCAGCAGCTGGCGCGCCGCGATCGGTTTCGCGATCGGCGGTTCCGTCGGACTGATGCTCGGCCTGATCACCGGCACATCGCGTACCGGCGAGCGCCTGCTGGATACCTCAGTACAGATGCTGCGAAACGTGCCGCATCTGGCGCTGATTCCGCTGGTGATTCTGTGGTTTGGTATTGATGAATCAGCCAAAATTTTCCTGGTGGCGCTGGGGACGCTGTTCCCGATCTACCTCAATACCTACCACGGCATCCGCAATATTGATCGCGGCCTGGTCGAGATGGCCCGCAGCTACGGCCTGTCGGGCTGGCGGCTGTTTTTCCAGGTGATCCTGCCGGGCGCGCTGCCGTCAATCATGGTCGGCGTCCGTTTTGCGCTGGGCCTGATGTGGCTGACGCTGATTGTCGCTGAAACCATTTCCGCCAATGCCGGTATCGGCTATCTGGCCATGAATGCACGCGAATTTCTGCAAACCGATGTGGTAATGGTCGCCATCATTCTGTACGCCCTGCTGGGCAAGCTGGCCGATGTCGCCGCGCAGCTGCTGGAGCGCGTCTGGCTGCGCTGGCATCCGGCTTATCAACTGAAGGAGGAGCTGGCATGA
- the ssuD gene encoding FMNH2-dependent alkanesulfonate monooxygenase — protein MSVSVFWFLPTHGDGHYLGTAEGARPVDHGYLQQVAQAADRLGFGGVLIPTGRSCEDAWLVAASLIPVTQRLRFLVALRPGVISPTQAARQAATLDRLSNGRALFNLVTGGDPEELAGDGVFLDHRERYAESAEFTRVWRRVTEGETVDYDGRYVKVRGARLMFKPVQQPRPPLWFGGSSDAAQDLAAEQVDVYLTWGEPPALVQEKIAQVRAKAAAHGRTVRFGIRLHVIVRETNEEAWQAADRLIAYLDDATIAKAQAAFARTDSVGQQRMAALHGGRRDRLEISPNLWAGVGLVRGGAGTALVGDGPTVAARMREYQELGIETFILSGYPHLEEAYRVGELLFPHLDLAVPEVPKPRVVQAHGEAVANDFTPQKVAQS, from the coding sequence ATGAGCGTTTCCGTATTCTGGTTTCTCCCTACCCATGGCGATGGCCACTACCTTGGCACTGCCGAAGGCGCCCGTCCGGTTGATCACGGTTATCTGCAACAGGTAGCCCAGGCGGCGGACAGACTTGGCTTTGGCGGCGTGCTGATCCCGACCGGCCGTTCGTGCGAAGACGCCTGGCTGGTTGCTGCTTCGCTGATTCCGGTGACGCAGCGGCTGCGTTTTCTGGTGGCGCTGCGCCCTGGCGTTATCTCCCCGACGCAGGCGGCGCGCCAGGCCGCCACGCTGGATCGCCTCTCCAACGGACGCGCGCTGTTTAACCTGGTGACCGGTGGCGATCCGGAGGAGCTGGCCGGGGACGGCGTGTTCCTCGACCATCGTGAACGCTATGCGGAATCCGCGGAGTTTACCCGGGTCTGGCGGCGCGTGACGGAGGGCGAAACCGTCGACTACGACGGACGCTACGTCAAAGTGCGCGGTGCACGCCTGATGTTTAAACCGGTGCAGCAGCCGCGCCCGCCGCTGTGGTTTGGCGGCTCCTCCGATGCGGCGCAGGATCTGGCCGCAGAACAGGTGGATGTGTATCTGACCTGGGGCGAACCGCCGGCGCTGGTGCAAGAGAAGATTGCGCAGGTGCGTGCCAAAGCCGCCGCTCACGGCCGCACGGTGCGCTTCGGCATTCGTCTGCATGTGATTGTCCGTGAAACCAACGAGGAGGCGTGGCAGGCAGCAGACCGGCTGATTGCATACCTGGATGACGCCACCATTGCCAAAGCGCAGGCGGCCTTTGCCCGCACCGATTCCGTGGGGCAGCAGCGCATGGCGGCTCTGCACGGCGGCCGGCGTGACCGGCTGGAGATCAGCCCAAACCTGTGGGCGGGCGTGGGCCTGGTGCGCGGCGGAGCCGGTACTGCGCTGGTCGGCGATGGCCCGACGGTGGCAGCACGGATGCGGGAGTATCAGGAACTGGGCATCGAAACCTTTATTCTTTCCGGCTATCCGCATCTGGAAGAGGCCTATCGCGTTGGGGAGCTGTTGTTCCCGCATCTTGACCTGGCGGTGCCGGAGGTCCCCAAACCACGCGTGGTGCAGGCGCACGGTGAAGCGGTGGCCAATGATTTTACGCCGCAGAAAGTCGCGCAGAGTTAA
- a CDS encoding sulfonate ABC transporter substrate-binding protein has translation MNRMITGLLLPALAALSALTGLAQAADAPDTLRIGYQKGSVSMVLAKSHHLLETRFPHTKITWVEFPAGPQMLEALNVDSIDIGSTGDIPPLFAQAAGADLLYVGSEPPKPKAEVILVPKESPIHSVAELKGHKIAFQKGSSSHNLLLRALQEAGLSFSDIQPVYLTPADARAAFQQGNVDAWAIWDPYYSAALLQGNVRVLKDGSSLNLTGSFYLATRHYAEANGPFVQQVLQTFSEADALTQSQREPSIRLLAQAMGLPEAVIASYLDHRPPTTISPVSARTAQAQQHTADLFYASHLLPVSVTIADRIWHPQSAR, from the coding sequence ATGAACAGGATGATTACCGGCTTACTGCTGCCCGCACTGGCAGCACTCTCTGCCCTGACGGGTCTGGCACAGGCTGCCGATGCCCCCGACACGCTGCGCATCGGCTACCAGAAAGGCTCTGTCAGTATGGTGCTGGCCAAATCCCATCACCTGCTGGAGACACGCTTTCCGCACACAAAAATAACCTGGGTAGAGTTCCCGGCCGGGCCGCAAATGCTGGAGGCCCTGAATGTCGACAGCATTGATATCGGCAGCACCGGTGATATTCCGCCGCTGTTTGCACAGGCGGCGGGAGCCGATCTGCTGTATGTCGGGTCGGAGCCGCCAAAGCCCAAAGCGGAGGTAATTCTGGTGCCAAAAGAGAGCCCGATTCACAGCGTCGCCGAACTCAAAGGACACAAAATCGCGTTCCAGAAGGGGTCCAGTTCACACAACCTGTTACTGCGCGCGCTGCAGGAAGCCGGGCTGAGTTTCAGCGATATCCAGCCGGTCTATCTGACGCCGGCCGATGCGCGTGCCGCGTTTCAGCAGGGCAACGTGGATGCCTGGGCCATCTGGGATCCCTACTACTCTGCCGCCCTGCTGCAGGGCAACGTACGCGTGCTGAAAGATGGCAGCAGCCTGAATCTGACCGGCTCTTTCTATTTAGCCACCCGGCACTATGCCGAAGCGAACGGGCCATTTGTACAACAGGTGCTGCAGACCTTTAGCGAGGCCGACGCCCTGACGCAGAGCCAGCGAGAGCCGAGTATCCGTTTGCTGGCGCAGGCAATGGGCCTGCCGGAAGCGGTAATTGCCAGCTACCTCGATCACCGTCCACCGACCACGATTTCGCCGGTCAGCGCCCGCACGGCGCAGGCCCAGCAGCACACCGCCGATCTGTTTTATGCCAGCCATCTGCTGCCGGTTAGTGTCACCATCGCCGACCGCATCTGGCATCCACAATCCGCCCGCTAA
- the ssuE gene encoding NADPH-dependent FMN reductase: MRVITLAGSPRFPSRSGALLSLCQQALEARGAEVIPWNIHNFQPEDLLYARFDSPALAALKADLALADGVIVATPIYKASFSGALKTLLDLLPERALEHKVVLPMASGGSIAHMLALDYALKPVLNALKAQEVLHGVFASDAQITQYDRQPQADALLAQRLEEALDTFWQALQRHHQPWAQAV, from the coding sequence ATGCGGGTTATTACACTGGCGGGCAGTCCCCGCTTTCCCTCTCGCTCAGGCGCACTGCTGAGCCTGTGCCAGCAGGCACTGGAAGCACGCGGCGCTGAAGTGATTCCCTGGAATATCCATAACTTCCAGCCAGAGGATTTGCTGTATGCCCGCTTTGACTCACCGGCGCTGGCGGCGCTGAAAGCCGATCTGGCGCTGGCCGATGGCGTAATCGTAGCGACGCCCATCTATAAAGCCTCTTTTTCCGGTGCGCTGAAAACCCTGCTTGACCTGCTGCCAGAGCGCGCGCTGGAGCACAAGGTGGTGCTGCCGATGGCAAGCGGCGGCAGTATCGCTCACATGCTGGCGCTGGATTATGCGCTGAAGCCGGTGCTCAACGCGCTGAAAGCGCAGGAAGTGTTACACGGCGTGTTCGCCAGCGACGCACAAATCACGCAGTACGATCGCCAGCCACAGGCCGACGCCCTGCTTGCTCAGCGGCTGGAAGAGGCGCTGGATACTTTCTGGCAGGCGCTGCAGCGCCATCATCAACCCTGGGCACAAGCGGTATAA
- a CDS encoding lipopolysaccharide biosynthesis protein: protein MSIKRNAIANYVGQIYLTLSGILVVPLYIQHLGMEAYGLVGFFSILLTWLQLLDAGVSTTLMREAARYRANQAEFVWFPALFATLTRFFLISTLVLVVLGWLATPWIATHWLDARHLPAGDVVLAVAIMVITAAIRWRTSPYRSVIIGFEQQVWLNGVNLIITTLRTFGAVLVIQLFPNPVLTFFIWQLLVSIAEAGCCIWKSCQLVPRAARKEKRDDLKGVLKPFIRFALSAAFSSAVWTFISQIDRLVLSKTLPLSEYGSFTVVATAATGILLLSSPIMQAIVPRMTGMKTRQEGDAESLKLYRYTTQAVAIFMAPLSITIACYAGPLLWAWTQKTQIVDEMAFVLTLYALGSGIQAICGLLYHLQYVNGNLKLHMKGFTCFAILLVPLNIWCAIHYGALGTGWLWLAQNIFYLVGWAWLVHRRFAPGIHFTWLTRDVALIWAVSALVAGLSTLLPIEWNQNRWINLLWLGLIGAVNLGVCCLLHSLVLKRLRAPLLKAERG from the coding sequence ATGTCCATCAAACGTAACGCGATTGCCAACTATGTTGGCCAGATTTATCTGACGCTGTCAGGTATTTTAGTTGTTCCCCTGTATATTCAGCATTTAGGCATGGAAGCTTACGGTCTCGTCGGCTTCTTTTCTATCCTGTTAACCTGGCTGCAGCTGCTTGACGCCGGCGTTTCCACCACGCTGATGCGTGAAGCGGCGCGCTACCGGGCAAATCAGGCAGAATTTGTCTGGTTCCCGGCGCTGTTTGCCACGCTGACGCGCTTCTTCCTTATTTCCACCCTGGTGCTGGTGGTGCTGGGCTGGCTGGCCACGCCGTGGATTGCCACCCACTGGCTGGATGCACGGCATCTGCCGGCCGGGGATGTGGTGCTTGCCGTGGCGATCATGGTGATTACAGCGGCGATTCGCTGGCGAACCAGCCCTTATCGCAGCGTGATTATCGGCTTTGAACAGCAGGTCTGGCTGAATGGCGTCAACCTGATTATCACCACGCTGCGCACCTTTGGTGCGGTGCTGGTGATTCAGCTGTTCCCGAATCCGGTGCTGACCTTCTTTATCTGGCAGCTGCTGGTCTCCATTGCGGAAGCGGGCTGCTGTATCTGGAAATCCTGCCAGCTGGTGCCGCGCGCGGCGCGTAAAGAGAAGCGCGACGATCTCAAAGGCGTGCTGAAGCCCTTTATCCGTTTTGCCCTGAGCGCCGCGTTCTCCAGTGCGGTCTGGACGTTTATTTCGCAGATTGACCGGCTGGTGCTGTCGAAAACTCTGCCGCTCAGTGAGTATGGCTCCTTCACCGTAGTGGCGACCGCGGCCACCGGTATTCTGCTGCTGAGCAGCCCGATCATGCAGGCGATCGTGCCGCGCATGACCGGCATGAAGACGCGTCAGGAGGGCGATGCGGAGTCGCTGAAGCTCTATCGTTACACCACGCAGGCCGTGGCGATTTTTATGGCACCGCTCAGCATTACCATCGCCTGCTACGCCGGTCCGCTACTGTGGGCCTGGACACAGAAAACGCAGATCGTTGATGAGATGGCGTTTGTACTGACTCTGTATGCGCTGGGCAGCGGCATTCAGGCCATTTGTGGGCTGCTTTATCACCTGCAGTATGTTAACGGCAACCTGAAGCTGCACATGAAAGGCTTTACCTGCTTTGCCATTTTGCTGGTGCCGCTGAACATCTGGTGCGCTATTCACTACGGCGCACTGGGCACCGGCTGGCTGTGGCTGGCACAGAATATCTTTTATCTGGTGGGCTGGGCATGGCTGGTGCATCGCCGCTTTGCACCGGGTATCCACTTTACCTGGCTGACGCGCGATGTGGCGCTGATCTGGGCGGTCTCGGCGCTGGTGGCCGGACTGAGTACGCTGTTGCCGATTGAGTGGAATCAGAATCGCTGGATTAACCTGCTGTGGCTGGGTCTGATTGGTGCCGTTAACCTGGGCGTGTGCTGTCTGCTGCACAGCCTGGTGCTGAAACGTCTGCGCGCACCGTTACTGAAAGCAGAGAGAGGATAA
- a CDS encoding glycosyltransferase: MTLRRTPTLSVIIPNWNCAPWLPETMDSLLRQSSPADEIIVIDDGSQDDSVAWLNAFAAQHPQVTLLSGERGGVSAARMKGLAAATGDFVYFMDADDFVSADLFADFRRVQARHADLDLFCFGAKMFFDVPAPQRQYQTIHQRHVSGLLPGGSATLRTLMQHQSAHRVVWSSIISRRLIDTLQLAFLPIQNHEDAPFMFALYMQARSLYCTSQSYYYKRFMLTSLSQSTRDFSWIKNYFIARGSSEQFLRDRQLPLDEALLDDYYQTVMHGCLTQIRTHRIAVPEEWQPQVTRLVRKVLQQSARLKLLWYCPPVYRGLQACRNRIGRYSARR; encoded by the coding sequence ATGACACTTCGTCGTACCCCGACCCTATCGGTCATTATCCCTAACTGGAACTGCGCCCCGTGGCTGCCTGAAACCATGGATTCGCTGCTGCGTCAGTCTTCGCCAGCGGATGAAATCATCGTCATTGATGATGGTTCGCAGGATGACAGCGTCGCGTGGCTGAACGCCTTTGCCGCGCAGCATCCGCAGGTGACGCTGCTGAGCGGCGAACGCGGCGGGGTGAGTGCGGCGCGCATGAAAGGCCTGGCGGCTGCAACGGGTGATTTCGTCTACTTTATGGATGCGGACGATTTTGTTTCTGCCGATCTGTTTGCTGATTTTCGTCGCGTGCAGGCGCGCCATGCCGACCTCGATCTGTTCTGCTTTGGTGCCAAAATGTTCTTTGATGTGCCTGCGCCGCAGCGCCAGTATCAGACCATTCATCAGCGCCACGTCAGCGGATTGCTGCCTGGCGGCAGCGCCACGCTGCGCACGCTGATGCAGCATCAGTCGGCGCACCGCGTGGTGTGGAGCAGCATCATCTCGCGCCGTCTGATTGATACGCTGCAGCTGGCGTTTCTGCCGATTCAGAACCACGAAGATGCGCCTTTTATGTTTGCGCTCTATATGCAGGCGCGCAGCCTTTACTGCACCAGCCAGAGCTACTACTACAAGCGCTTTATGCTGACTTCACTGTCGCAGAGCACGCGCGATTTTTCGTGGATCAAAAACTACTTTATCGCGCGCGGCAGCAGCGAGCAGTTCCTGCGCGATCGGCAGCTGCCGCTGGACGAAGCGCTGCTGGATGATTACTACCAGACGGTGATGCACGGCTGCCTGACGCAGATTCGCACCCACCGCATCGCAGTGCCGGAAGAGTGGCAACCGCAGGTCACCCGGCTGGTGCGTAAGGTACTGCAGCAGAGCGCGCGGCTGAAACTGCTGTGGTACTGCCCGCCGGTTTACCGTGGATTACAGGCCTGCCGCAACCGAATCGGACGCTATTCCGCGCGGCGCTGA
- the pyrD gene encoding quinone-dependent dihydroorotate dehydrogenase, whose amino-acid sequence MLYPIVRPALFKLDPERAHELTFQQLRFISGTPLEGLIRQSLPSRPVSCMGLTFPNALGLAAGLDKNAECIDAFGAMGFGFVEVGTVTPRAQPGNDKPRMFRLVEAEGIINRMGFNNHGVDHLIENVKKARFSGILGINIGKNKDTPVEQGKDDYLICMEKVYAHAGYIAVNISSPNTPGLRTLQYGEALDDLLSAIKLKQRALQERHLKYVPVAVKIAPDLSEEELIQVADSLVRHNIDGVIATNTTLDRALVSGLKYADEAGGLSGRPVQSRSTEVIRRLAQELQGRLPIIGVGGIDSLTAAREKIAAGATLVQIYSGFIYKGPSLIKDIVTHL is encoded by the coding sequence ATGTTATATCCTATCGTCCGGCCGGCGCTGTTTAAACTCGATCCCGAGCGTGCGCACGAACTCACCTTTCAACAGTTACGCTTTATCAGCGGCACGCCGCTGGAAGGGCTGATTCGCCAGTCGCTGCCGTCCCGCCCGGTTTCCTGCATGGGACTGACGTTTCCGAATGCGCTGGGCCTGGCTGCCGGGCTCGATAAAAACGCAGAGTGCATTGATGCATTCGGTGCCATGGGCTTTGGCTTTGTGGAAGTGGGCACGGTCACGCCGCGCGCTCAGCCGGGCAATGATAAGCCGCGCATGTTCCGTCTGGTGGAGGCGGAGGGCATTATTAACCGCATGGGCTTTAATAATCACGGCGTCGATCATCTGATTGAGAATGTAAAAAAGGCGCGCTTCAGCGGTATTCTCGGCATTAATATTGGCAAAAATAAAGATACGCCGGTCGAGCAGGGCAAAGACGATTATCTGATCTGTATGGAAAAGGTCTATGCGCATGCCGGTTATATTGCCGTCAATATCTCGTCGCCAAATACGCCGGGATTACGCACGCTGCAATATGGCGAAGCGCTGGATGATTTGCTGTCTGCCATCAAATTAAAACAGCGTGCGCTGCAGGAAAGACACCTGAAATATGTGCCGGTGGCGGTAAAAATCGCGCCGGATCTGTCAGAAGAAGAATTGATTCAGGTTGCTGATAGTTTAGTTCGCCATAACATTGATGGCGTGATCGCGACAAATACGACGCTGGATCGCGCGCTGGTCAGCGGGCTGAAATATGCCGACGAAGCGGGAGGATTAAGCGGCCGCCCGGTGCAGTCCCGCAGTACCGAAGTGATCCGCCGTCTGGCACAGGAGCTGCAGGGGCGCCTGCCGATTATCGGCGTGGGCGGCATTGATTCGCTGACGGCAGCGCGGGAAAAAATCGCCGCCGGCGCGACGCTGGTCCAGATATACTCCGGCTTTATTTATAAAGGTCCGTCGTTAATTAAAGACATTGTTACCCACCTCTAA